In Pyxidicoccus xibeiensis, the following proteins share a genomic window:
- a CDS encoding serine/threonine-protein kinase, producing the protein MSSPPPEVPPPPPVLLRSGRTSYEFVRSLGPAHHGELVLARRLYEGGFGGYAVLKRPLTTVAEAPRRLLEEGRLTAQLHHPNIVSVHHLKGPDEAPVLVFEHTPGHRLDTLLEASARAELPISEGFALYVTAEIADALHHAHNLTDEHGRALEVVHRDVGPHNILITEHGAVKLLDFGAAWSRLTGRVGTEDGDLQGSLAYAAPEHVARIGLDGRADLFALGIVLLQLLTGRHLFEGADRFDAERRRRRERRLVQDSSLREQALAAAMHEAVSQAATYELKTRILGYGHADLDEATRAVPAALAPLVQKALAPDRVERFTTGAELARALREHLRRAGPPFGRPEALAELAGLRYAALRVQGGESPEEALEDRLLPEDDPDA; encoded by the coding sequence ATGTCGTCCCCGCCGCCCGAGGTCCCCCCTCCGCCGCCCGTGCTGCTGCGCTCCGGCCGCACCTCGTACGAGTTCGTCCGCTCCCTGGGCCCCGCCCACCATGGGGAGCTGGTGCTCGCCCGCCGTCTCTATGAAGGGGGCTTCGGCGGCTATGCCGTCCTCAAGCGCCCGCTGACCACCGTCGCGGAGGCGCCCCGCCGGCTGCTGGAGGAGGGCCGCCTCACCGCGCAGCTCCACCACCCCAACATCGTCTCCGTCCACCACCTCAAGGGCCCCGACGAGGCCCCGGTGCTCGTCTTCGAGCACACCCCCGGCCACCGCCTCGACACGCTGCTGGAGGCCTCCGCCCGCGCCGAGCTCCCCATCTCCGAGGGCTTCGCCCTCTACGTCACCGCCGAAATCGCCGACGCGCTCCACCACGCCCACAACCTCACCGACGAGCACGGCCGCGCGCTGGAGGTCGTCCACCGCGACGTGGGCCCCCACAACATCCTCATCACCGAGCACGGCGCGGTGAAGCTGCTCGACTTCGGCGCCGCCTGGTCGCGCCTCACCGGCCGGGTGGGCACCGAGGACGGGGACCTGCAGGGCAGCCTCGCCTACGCCGCCCCCGAGCACGTGGCCCGGATTGGCCTGGACGGCCGGGCGGACCTGTTCGCGCTCGGCATCGTCCTGCTCCAGCTGCTCACCGGCCGCCACCTCTTCGAGGGCGCGGACCGCTTCGACGCCGAGCGCCGCCGCCGCCGCGAGCGCCGCCTCGTCCAGGACTCCAGCCTGCGCGAGCAGGCGCTGGCCGCCGCCATGCACGAGGCCGTCAGCCAGGCCGCCACCTACGAGCTCAAGACGCGCATCCTCGGCTACGGCCACGCGGACCTGGACGAGGCCACGCGCGCGGTGCCCGCCGCGCTGGCGCCCCTCGTACAGAAGGCCCTCGCCCCCGACAGGGTGGAGCGCTTCACCACCGGCGCCGAGCTCGCCCGCGCCCTGCGCGAGCACCTGCGCCGCGCCGGCCCGCCCTTCGGCCGCCCGGAGGCCCTCGCCGAGCTGGCCGGCCTGCGCTACGCCGCGCTGCGCGTGCAGGGCGGCGAGTCTCCGGAAGAGGCCCTGGAGGACAGACTCCTGCCGGAGGACGACCCGGACGCCTGA
- a CDS encoding GAF domain-containing protein — protein sequence MAVHPGDLFMFQDGIPTMGGLLRRLGAAPLRTVGAPNLALAAHRLAPEEPPGRPAVDGLQPPAVLLVDDNAANLVSLEAILEPLAVRMDKASSGEQALRFLLREDYAVILLDVRMAGLSGFETAALIKQRERTRNVPIIFLTAYGRDDVEIVTGYATGAVDFLQKPFPPEVLRSKVSVFVDLFRAQQQVRRQSELLRQKEAEARDAALRASGYIDRLRDFAARLSEATTVSQVCRALFEQGLVTAGAKAGGVNLLDASGEVLELADSIGYPESVLVQWRRIPMALSVPLTEAVREGRPIWLSSLEEWSARYPGVDARGVHEAAIALPLLVKGRALGAIGLSFARERAFSEMDRAFFTALAHACAQALERVRLSSEEQRSHAQARAAAARLQVLAEASDAFSGANRDLGALLDTIARQVAGYLKDSCAIHLLSDDGERLELAAYHHEDPEQNRLLTEALRRVPIRPGEGYNGRVLQTGQSVFAPVITPEQLSATAKPEYLITGSHVHSLVSVPLLLGNQVMGTLAVGRYSTADSFMPEDQELLEALAAKAVLSIENARLFAEQQRSQEELRRRAEFEQQLVGIVSHDLRNPLAAISMSAGLLEKKGELSDSQKRMVVRITQATERAARMIRDLLDFTKARLGGGIALHRQPVDLRDVVHQVVDEVLLAHPGRRVELDVAAEMKGEWDPDRIAQLLTNLLGNALTYSPAEAPVRVRAHVDGEHALLSIFNGGAPIPPQLLPRLFEPMTRGALKEGQSSRSIGLGLYIVSDIVRGHGGGVEVVSSAEDGTTFTVRLPRQST from the coding sequence ATGGCCGTTCACCCAGGTGACCTCTTCATGTTCCAGGATGGGATTCCGACGATGGGAGGGTTGCTGCGGCGCCTGGGGGCGGCTCCGCTCCGGACGGTAGGCGCGCCCAACCTCGCCCTGGCGGCCCACCGCCTGGCTCCGGAGGAGCCCCCCGGCCGCCCGGCGGTGGACGGCCTGCAGCCCCCCGCGGTGCTGCTGGTGGACGACAACGCCGCCAACCTCGTGTCGCTGGAGGCCATCCTCGAGCCGCTCGCGGTGCGGATGGACAAGGCGTCCTCCGGGGAGCAGGCCCTGCGCTTCCTCTTGCGCGAGGACTACGCCGTCATCCTGCTGGACGTACGCATGGCGGGGCTGAGCGGCTTCGAGACGGCGGCGCTCATCAAGCAGCGCGAGCGCACGCGCAACGTCCCCATCATCTTCCTCACCGCCTACGGCCGGGATGACGTGGAAATCGTCACCGGCTACGCCACCGGCGCGGTGGACTTCCTGCAGAAGCCCTTCCCGCCGGAGGTGCTGCGCTCGAAGGTGTCCGTCTTCGTGGACCTGTTCCGCGCGCAGCAGCAGGTGCGGCGCCAGTCGGAGCTGCTGCGGCAGAAGGAGGCCGAGGCCCGGGACGCCGCGCTGCGCGCGTCCGGCTACATCGACCGGCTGCGCGACTTCGCCGCCCGGCTGTCCGAGGCGACCACGGTGTCGCAGGTGTGCCGTGCCCTCTTCGAGCAGGGCCTGGTGACGGCCGGGGCGAAGGCGGGCGGCGTCAACCTGCTGGACGCGTCCGGCGAGGTGCTCGAGCTCGCGGACTCCATCGGCTACCCGGAGTCGGTGCTGGTCCAGTGGCGGCGGATTCCCATGGCCCTCTCCGTCCCGCTCACCGAGGCCGTGCGGGAGGGGCGCCCCATCTGGCTGTCCTCGCTGGAGGAGTGGTCCGCGCGCTACCCGGGCGTGGATGCGAGGGGCGTCCATGAGGCGGCCATCGCCCTGCCGCTGCTGGTGAAGGGGCGGGCACTGGGCGCCATCGGCCTGTCGTTCGCCCGCGAGCGGGCCTTCTCGGAGATGGACCGGGCCTTCTTCACCGCGCTGGCGCATGCGTGCGCGCAGGCGCTGGAGCGGGTGCGGCTGTCCAGCGAGGAGCAACGCTCCCACGCGCAGGCGCGGGCCGCCGCGGCCCGGCTGCAGGTGCTGGCGGAGGCCTCCGACGCCTTCAGCGGTGCCAACCGCGACCTGGGCGCGCTGCTGGACACCATCGCCCGCCAGGTGGCCGGCTACCTCAAGGACTCGTGCGCCATCCACCTGCTCTCCGACGACGGCGAGCGGCTGGAGCTGGCCGCCTACCACCACGAGGACCCGGAGCAGAATCGCCTCCTGACGGAGGCGCTGCGGCGGGTGCCGATACGCCCGGGCGAGGGCTACAACGGACGGGTGCTGCAGACCGGCCAGTCGGTGTTCGCCCCGGTCATCACCCCGGAGCAGCTGTCGGCCACGGCGAAGCCGGAGTACCTCATCACCGGCTCGCACGTGCACAGCCTTGTGTCGGTGCCGCTGCTGCTGGGCAACCAGGTGATGGGCACGCTGGCGGTGGGCCGCTACTCCACGGCCGACAGCTTCATGCCCGAGGACCAGGAGCTGCTGGAGGCGCTGGCGGCGAAGGCGGTGCTCTCCATCGAGAACGCGCGCCTGTTCGCCGAGCAGCAGCGCTCGCAGGAGGAGCTGCGGCGGCGCGCCGAGTTCGAGCAGCAGCTGGTGGGCATCGTCTCGCATGACCTGCGCAACCCGCTGGCGGCCATCTCCATGTCCGCGGGGCTGCTGGAGAAGAAGGGCGAGCTGTCCGACTCGCAGAAGCGCATGGTGGTGCGCATCACCCAGGCCACCGAGCGCGCGGCGCGGATGATTCGCGACCTGCTGGACTTCACCAAGGCGCGGCTGGGCGGAGGCATCGCCCTGCACCGCCAGCCGGTGGACCTGCGGGACGTCGTGCACCAGGTGGTGGACGAGGTGCTGCTGGCGCACCCCGGGCGGCGCGTGGAGCTGGACGTGGCCGCCGAGATGAAGGGCGAGTGGGACCCGGACCGCATCGCCCAGCTGCTGACGAACCTGCTGGGCAACGCGCTGACCTACAGCCCGGCGGAGGCGCCGGTGCGGGTGCGCGCGCACGTGGACGGTGAGCACGCGCTGCTGTCCATCTTCAACGGCGGTGCCCCCATCCCCCCGCAGCTGCTGCCGCGCCTGTTCGAGCCGATGACGCGCGGCGCGCTGAAGGAGGGCCAGTCCAGCCGGAGCATCGGCCTGGGGCTCTACATCGTCAGCGACATCGTCCGTGGCCACGGCGGCGGCGTGGAGGTGGTGTCCTCCGCGGAGGACGGCACCACCTTCACCGTGAGGCTGCCCCGTCAGTCCACCTGA
- a CDS encoding TonB family protein, which yields MTLGQRWRRRAPNARAVALVLGLLVPVFAVRAQEGGPLSDGGVPDAALVVEQAPRAAEVELLRTDAGWTVDTGAPAALDADADADADAGVAQAQPAFVPPSLVADSPAPYPPQLAAQGVAGVVKLELLIDEAGEVESATLVEALHPQMDRAALHAAPSLRFTPATMDGQPVQVRLFFEYRFEAPVPLAQADGGVAPEGPVTLRGLVRTKGNRRPIAGATLLSDVLPDAPVQTDAEGRFEARWPEGPHRVRVLAPGHKPFVFRESLKVKEALEVVYGLEPLVINPYETVVRGDRDRTEVSRITLHDAELREVPGTMGDPFRVVMLLPGVGSMLSGVAYPVVRGSQPASTGYFLDGIRVPILFHLFLGPAVIHPDFIDSIDFYPGTPPPKYGRLMGGAIDGRLSRPRDDRVHGSAYADLINAGFFIEKPFKDTGTSVSLAGRYSYTPWLIALAANSLQAPPAPGRENPKVVLDFWDYQGRVEQDVGKGKLRLFAFGSSDTFGTEAQDEFGDTALQSIIFHRVDLRHRHPVGPGELELGGTWGLDRFAVVSRNPPSDATEIYIDQGTWSARLGYTVPVSKRVALRAGADIDHKRAVVELVEQEGTPTPDIETAPVAIGTFMGAWAEVVWQPDDKWSVVPGLRVDNYHLAPNIDREALEPRLTVRHKLTDTLTLKGGAGLFHQPPTSLISLPVVDVGSLFLGLQEGVQVSMGAEWKAWKGLEVGLDVYVNPMLRTVELTPFSDEGLVDDVDGELPDDGELPGGARHVRANQQDDDDDDSGIPDRDDIDFPDFTSTGMAYGLELLIRHPLGDNWFGWLSYSLQRSTRQTRFKKYDWQGNVIGEDEKNLPFVFDQTHILNLVLSYKFSNSITLGGVFHFNTGRPESGALGTQTHREGSDRDNRDVWVRQNRDRVDRLPPFFRFDVRLSKAWVYDTFSLEAYADMLNATISQETVGFEYTGGDGRPLRKEAVGLPIVLPILGVKGRY from the coding sequence ATGACTCTTGGACAGAGGTGGCGGAGACGCGCCCCCAACGCGCGTGCAGTGGCGCTCGTGCTGGGGCTGCTCGTGCCGGTGTTCGCGGTGCGTGCTCAGGAGGGTGGGCCCCTGTCGGATGGCGGCGTGCCCGACGCGGCCTTGGTGGTGGAGCAGGCCCCGCGGGCCGCGGAGGTGGAGCTGCTGCGCACCGACGCGGGCTGGACGGTGGACACCGGCGCCCCCGCGGCCCTGGACGCGGACGCGGACGCAGACGCGGACGCAGGCGTGGCCCAGGCCCAGCCCGCCTTCGTGCCGCCGTCGCTGGTGGCGGACTCGCCCGCGCCCTATCCGCCGCAGCTCGCCGCTCAGGGCGTGGCCGGCGTCGTGAAGCTGGAGCTGCTCATCGACGAAGCTGGCGAGGTGGAGTCCGCCACGCTGGTGGAGGCCCTCCACCCGCAGATGGACAGGGCCGCGCTGCACGCCGCGCCCTCGCTGCGCTTCACGCCGGCCACCATGGACGGGCAGCCGGTGCAGGTGCGCCTGTTCTTCGAGTACCGCTTCGAGGCCCCCGTCCCCCTGGCCCAGGCGGATGGCGGCGTCGCGCCCGAGGGCCCCGTCACCCTGCGCGGCCTGGTGCGCACCAAGGGCAACCGCCGCCCGATTGCAGGCGCCACGCTGTTGTCGGACGTGCTGCCGGACGCGCCGGTGCAGACGGACGCGGAGGGCCGCTTCGAGGCGCGCTGGCCGGAAGGCCCGCACCGCGTGCGCGTGCTGGCGCCGGGCCACAAGCCCTTCGTCTTCCGCGAGAGCCTCAAGGTCAAGGAAGCGCTGGAGGTGGTGTACGGCCTGGAGCCGCTCGTCATCAACCCGTACGAGACGGTGGTGCGAGGAGACCGCGACCGCACCGAGGTGAGCCGCATCACGCTGCACGACGCGGAGCTGCGCGAGGTGCCCGGCACCATGGGCGACCCGTTCCGCGTCGTCATGCTGCTGCCGGGCGTGGGCAGCATGCTGTCCGGCGTGGCGTACCCCGTGGTGCGCGGCAGCCAGCCCGCGTCCACCGGCTACTTCCTGGATGGCATCCGCGTCCCCATCCTCTTCCACCTGTTCCTCGGGCCGGCCGTCATCCACCCGGACTTCATCGACTCCATCGACTTCTACCCGGGCACGCCGCCGCCGAAGTACGGCCGGCTGATGGGCGGCGCCATCGACGGGCGCCTCAGCCGCCCGCGCGACGACCGCGTCCACGGCAGCGCCTACGCGGACCTCATCAACGCCGGCTTCTTCATCGAGAAGCCCTTCAAGGACACCGGCACCAGCGTCAGCCTCGCGGGCCGCTACTCGTACACGCCGTGGCTCATCGCCCTGGCCGCCAACAGCCTCCAGGCCCCGCCCGCGCCCGGCCGGGAGAATCCGAAGGTGGTGCTGGACTTCTGGGACTACCAGGGGCGCGTGGAGCAGGACGTGGGCAAGGGCAAGCTGCGGCTGTTCGCCTTCGGCTCGTCGGACACCTTCGGCACCGAGGCGCAGGACGAGTTCGGCGACACCGCGCTCCAGTCCATCATCTTCCACCGCGTGGACCTGCGGCACCGCCACCCGGTGGGCCCGGGCGAGCTGGAGCTTGGCGGAACGTGGGGCCTGGACCGCTTCGCCGTCGTCAGCCGCAACCCGCCCAGCGACGCCACGGAAATCTACATCGACCAGGGCACCTGGTCCGCGCGCCTGGGCTACACGGTGCCCGTGTCCAAGCGGGTGGCCCTGCGCGCCGGCGCGGACATCGACCACAAGCGCGCCGTCGTCGAGCTGGTGGAGCAGGAGGGCACCCCCACCCCCGACATCGAGACGGCCCCGGTGGCGATCGGCACCTTCATGGGCGCGTGGGCGGAGGTGGTGTGGCAGCCCGACGACAAGTGGTCCGTGGTGCCCGGCCTGCGCGTGGACAACTACCACCTGGCGCCCAACATCGACCGGGAGGCGCTCGAGCCGCGCCTCACCGTGCGCCACAAGCTGACCGACACGCTCACCCTCAAGGGCGGCGCGGGCCTGTTCCACCAGCCGCCCACCTCCCTCATCAGCCTGCCCGTGGTGGACGTGGGCAGCCTGTTCCTCGGGCTCCAGGAGGGCGTGCAGGTCTCCATGGGAGCCGAGTGGAAGGCCTGGAAGGGCCTGGAGGTGGGGCTGGACGTCTACGTCAACCCCATGCTGCGCACCGTCGAGCTGACGCCCTTCTCCGACGAGGGGCTGGTGGACGACGTGGACGGCGAGCTGCCGGATGACGGCGAGCTGCCGGGCGGCGCGCGCCACGTCCGCGCGAACCAGCAGGACGATGACGACGACGACAGCGGCATCCCGGACCGGGACGACATCGACTTCCCGGACTTCACCAGCACCGGCATGGCCTATGGCCTGGAGCTGCTCATCCGCCACCCGCTGGGGGACAACTGGTTCGGCTGGCTCTCGTACTCGCTGCAGCGCAGCACCCGCCAGACGCGCTTCAAGAAGTACGACTGGCAGGGCAACGTCATCGGCGAGGACGAGAAGAACCTGCCCTTCGTCTTCGACCAGACGCACATCCTCAACCTGGTGCTCAGCTACAAGTTCTCCAACAGCATCACCCTGGGCGGGGTGTTCCACTTCAACACCGGCCGTCCGGAGTCCGGCGCCCTGGGCACGCAGACGCACCGCGAGGGCTCGGACAGGGACAACCGGGATGTCTGGGTCCGGCAGAACCGGGACCGGGTGGACCGGCTGCCGCCCTTCTTCCGCTTCGACGTCCGGCTGTCCAAGGCCTGGGTGTACGACACGTTCAGCCTGGAGGCCTACGCGGACATGCTCAACGCCACCATCAGCCAGGAGACGGTGGGCTTCGAGTACACCGGCGGCGACGGGCGTCCCCTCCGGAAGGAGGCGGTGGGGCTTCCCATCGTCCTGCCCATCCTGGGGGTGAAGGGCCGCTACTGA
- a CDS encoding response regulator → MSSPNLVLLVEDHADSRELLEEFLTMEGFAVETAGNGLSAWERLRRLPRPDAVLLDLMMPVMSGWELMRHVREDAQLRTLPVVVVSGAGNAQALPEGILATVPKPVDLGELRDTLTRVVGLG, encoded by the coding sequence ATGTCCTCGCCCAACCTCGTCCTCCTGGTGGAAGACCACGCCGACAGCCGCGAGCTGCTGGAAGAGTTCCTGACGATGGAGGGGTTCGCGGTGGAGACGGCGGGCAATGGCCTGTCCGCGTGGGAGCGCCTGCGCCGGCTGCCGCGCCCGGACGCGGTGCTGCTGGACTTGATGATGCCGGTGATGAGCGGCTGGGAGCTGATGCGTCACGTCCGCGAGGACGCCCAGCTGCGCACCCTGCCCGTGGTGGTGGTGTCCGGCGCGGGCAATGCCCAGGCGCTGCCCGAGGGCATCCTCGCCACCGTGCCCAAGCCGGTGGACCTGGGCGAGCTGCGCGACACCCTCACCCGCGTGGTGGGCCTGGGCTGA
- a CDS encoding MYXO-CTERM sorting domain-containing protein → MIAPLSFHIVRAQLARALAFLLMVLGLLMVPSALAGDRPAPDTFILTAPDLVTTSTTATFTFESTVPRAEFYCVLDDEPETPCHTATWEREGLAPGDHTFWVYSVNMDNGVRDEEPAEWEWRIEVEPAPDAGGPDGGTTGGDAGTADGGTSGGDAGTADGGTSGGDAGTADGGTSGGDAGTADGGSTGGGDAGPADGGPTGGGDAGTPAGDGGSTSEDAGTPGDGGASPGNDAGTAGGDGGAPDEGDAGTPDGGADDAGDEGNPVSPDALDYLGGGVGCTGAPAPGAVVAGLLLLALALHRRRRR, encoded by the coding sequence ATGATTGCTCCGCTGAGCTTCCACATCGTGCGCGCGCAGCTGGCGCGGGCGCTGGCCTTCCTGCTGATGGTGCTGGGGCTGCTGATGGTGCCCTCCGCCCTCGCGGGCGACCGGCCTGCCCCGGACACGTTCATCCTCACCGCGCCGGACCTCGTCACGACGTCCACCACGGCCACCTTCACCTTCGAGTCCACCGTGCCGCGGGCCGAGTTCTATTGCGTGCTGGATGACGAGCCCGAGACGCCCTGCCACACCGCCACGTGGGAGCGGGAGGGCCTCGCCCCGGGAGACCACACGTTCTGGGTGTACTCGGTGAATATGGACAACGGGGTGAGGGACGAGGAGCCCGCGGAGTGGGAGTGGCGGATAGAGGTGGAGCCTGCGCCCGACGCTGGCGGCCCGGACGGTGGCACGACGGGCGGCGACGCGGGCACGGCCGACGGCGGAACGTCTGGAGGTGATGCGGGCACGGCGGACGGCGGAACGTCTGGAGGTGATGCGGGCACGGCCGACGGCGGAACGTCTGGAGGTGATGCGGGCACGGCCGACGGTGGCTCGACGGGCGGCGGCGATGCGGGTCCGGCGGACGGTGGCCCGACAGGTGGCGGCGACGCGGGCACGCCCGCTGGGGACGGTGGTTCGACGAGCGAGGACGCAGGCACGCCGGGCGACGGTGGCGCCTCGCCGGGGAACGACGCGGGCACGGCCGGCGGGGACGGTGGCGCTCCGGATGAAGGGGACGCCGGCACGCCGGATGGTGGCGCCGACGACGCGGGAGACGAGGGCAACCCGGTGTCGCCGGACGCGCTGGACTACCTCGGAGGAGGGGTCGGCTGCACGGGTGCCCCGGCGCCGGGAGCGGTGGTGGCGGGGCTGCTGTTGCTGGCGCTCGCGCTGCATCGACGCCGTCGGCGCTGA
- a CDS encoding helix-turn-helix domain-containing protein, translating to MSRQQLERRLAASVGEAARSARMSAGLTQADVAERVGIAAEVYGRMERGRMMPSVPTLFRLCLALRLSADVGMGLVTAASVGAALWEEDSKDKDHLPEMRRLLRTLRRMSRGQLKLMNQVASAILPQR from the coding sequence ATGTCGCGTCAGCAACTGGAGAGGCGCCTGGCGGCGAGCGTCGGCGAGGCGGCCCGGTCCGCTCGGATGAGCGCGGGTCTGACGCAGGCGGACGTCGCCGAGCGCGTTGGCATCGCCGCGGAGGTCTACGGGCGCATGGAGCGGGGGAGGATGATGCCCAGCGTGCCCACCCTGTTCCGCCTGTGCCTGGCCCTGCGCCTGTCCGCGGATGTCGGCATGGGGCTCGTCACGGCGGCGTCTGTCGGCGCGGCCCTGTGGGAGGAGGACTCCAAGGACAAGGACCACCTGCCGGAGATGCGGCGGCTGCTGCGGACCCTGCGCCGCATGTCCCGGGGCCAGCTCAAGCTGATGAACCAGGTGGCCTCCGCCATCCTGCCCCAGCGGTAG
- a CDS encoding OmpA family protein codes for MSLVPPPSWSRLVRAALPLLLMGTAAVAAEPPPLPAFDLERLTVTPTARAALLGSSGLLLEPGALRLAVVTHYQHRPLVVVRDGRRVGEVVRERALLHLAAAMALHPRLEVGAAMPVLVGQGGMSLAGLGLGELRRSGAGTPVVSARVGVLREADGALVDLAAEVDVGLPLGRREALLGDGRWSVAPRLALGRRVDGMRLSLEAGPRLRGRVQVGSHTVGSELPFALGVTSVEGPLRGELSVRAAAPLTGGALWSGEVLAGARYLFSERLEVFALGGPGLGVAPGVPAFRVLAGVGFDPLAVPRPKPQVPVVARAPEPKHGGVREGLPGDGALAVVDDPAFGDGAAPPEPDAVEVPDQDADTVADGVDNCPREPGPADNQGCPESVPQVVYLTQTRIEITERIFFAFDRAVVLPRSYPLLDQVAKVMLEHPELAQVVVEGHTDNIGSAAYNRRLSQARAEAVCAQLERRGVEAQRLRAVGRGPDVPADTNDTAAGRERNRRVEFHIVPPPATATPGSAGEGTP; via the coding sequence ATGAGCCTTGTCCCTCCCCCGTCCTGGAGCCGGCTGGTCCGCGCCGCGCTGCCGCTGCTGCTCATGGGCACCGCCGCCGTGGCCGCCGAGCCACCGCCGCTGCCCGCCTTCGACCTGGAGCGCCTGACGGTGACGCCCACCGCACGCGCGGCGCTGCTGGGCTCGTCCGGCCTGCTGCTGGAGCCGGGGGCGCTGCGGCTGGCGGTGGTGACGCACTACCAGCACCGCCCGCTCGTCGTGGTGCGGGACGGGCGCCGCGTGGGAGAGGTCGTCCGCGAGCGCGCGCTGCTGCACCTGGCGGCGGCCATGGCGCTGCACCCGCGGCTGGAGGTGGGCGCGGCGATGCCGGTGCTGGTGGGCCAGGGGGGCATGTCGCTGGCGGGGCTGGGCCTGGGGGAGCTGCGGCGCTCGGGCGCGGGCACGCCGGTGGTGAGCGCGCGCGTGGGCGTGCTGCGCGAGGCGGACGGCGCGCTGGTGGACCTGGCGGCGGAGGTGGACGTGGGGCTGCCGCTGGGACGCCGCGAGGCGCTGCTGGGCGACGGGCGCTGGAGCGTGGCGCCGCGGCTGGCGCTGGGCCGGCGGGTGGACGGGATGCGCCTGTCGCTGGAGGCGGGCCCGCGGCTGCGGGGCCGGGTGCAGGTGGGCTCGCACACGGTGGGCTCGGAGCTGCCGTTCGCGCTGGGGGTGACGAGCGTGGAGGGCCCGCTGCGCGGTGAGCTGAGCGTGCGCGCCGCCGCGCCGCTCACCGGCGGGGCCCTGTGGTCCGGTGAGGTGCTGGCCGGCGCGCGCTACCTCTTCAGCGAGCGGCTGGAGGTGTTTGCCCTGGGAGGGCCGGGCCTGGGCGTGGCGCCCGGGGTGCCCGCGTTCCGCGTGCTGGCCGGCGTGGGCTTCGACCCGCTGGCGGTGCCGCGCCCCAAGCCGCAGGTGCCCGTCGTGGCGCGCGCGCCGGAGCCGAAGCACGGGGGCGTGCGCGAGGGGCTGCCGGGTGACGGCGCGCTGGCCGTGGTGGACGACCCCGCGTTCGGAGACGGCGCGGCCCCGCCGGAGCCGGACGCGGTGGAGGTGCCCGACCAGGACGCGGACACGGTGGCGGACGGCGTGGACAACTGCCCGCGCGAGCCGGGCCCGGCCGACAACCAGGGCTGCCCGGAGTCGGTGCCGCAGGTGGTGTACCTCACGCAGACGCGCATCGAGATTACCGAGCGCATCTTCTTCGCCTTCGACAGGGCGGTGGTGCTGCCGCGCTCGTACCCGCTGCTGGACCAGGTGGCAAAGGTGATGCTCGAGCACCCGGAGCTGGCGCAGGTGGTGGTGGAGGGGCACACGGACAACATCGGCTCGGCCGCGTACAACCGGCGCCTGTCGCAGGCGCGCGCGGAGGCGGTGTGCGCGCAGCTGGAGCGCCGGGGGGTGGAGGCGCAGCGGCTGCGCGCGGTGGGCCGCGGCCCGGACGTGCCCGCGGACACCAATGACACCGCCGCCGGCCGTGAGCGCAACCGCCGGGTGGAGTTCCACATCGTCCCGCCGCCCGCCACCGCGACGCCGGGCAGCGCCGGGGAGGGCACGCCATGA